A genomic segment from Candidatus Zixiibacteriota bacterium encodes:
- a CDS encoding superoxide dismutase [Ni] yields the protein MKTLASLVTGMVAIILLTAPVAWSHCEIPCGIYDDSVRVTLMREDITTIEKSMDEINKLSAEGDKNYNQLVRWITNKEAHADKLMGIVTQYFMTQRIKPATADNAQAYEKYQEEISLLHQMLVSAMKCKQTTDKAHTAKLRELVDKFAASYFDHTH from the coding sequence ATGAAAACGCTTGCGAGTCTCGTAACGGGTATGGTAGCGATAATCCTTCTAACCGCGCCGGTCGCCTGGTCGCACTGTGAAATACCGTGCGGAATTTATGATGATTCGGTACGTGTCACACTCATGAGGGAAGACATAACGACTATCGAGAAGAGCATGGACGAGATTAACAAACTATCCGCCGAGGGTGATAAAAACTACAACCAGCTCGTGCGCTGGATTACCAACAAAGAAGCTCATGCCGACAAGCTCATGGGTATCGTGACACAGTATTTCATGACCCAGCGCATCAAACCGGCAACCGCCGACAACGCCCAAGCCTATGAGAAATATCAGGAGGAAATTAGTCTTCTACATCAGATGCTGGTTTCGGCCATGAAATGCAAGCAGACCACAGACAAAGCCCACACCGCCAAACTCCGTGAACTGGTGGACAAGTTTGCGGCTTCGTATTTCGACCACACCCATTGA
- the yajC gene encoding preprotein translocase subunit YajC: MLFTLPILMTGGGQGGEGGALVQLGFFALIFVVMYLLLIRPQRKKQKEHENLLTSLKKGDKVVTSGGMFGTIFAIDDENNRVVLKIGENVKLEFLKSSIAARVDK; encoded by the coding sequence TTGTTATTTACCTTACCGATTTTGATGACGGGTGGCGGCCAGGGAGGCGAAGGCGGCGCGCTCGTTCAACTGGGGTTCTTTGCCTTAATATTTGTGGTTATGTATCTGCTGTTGATTCGTCCCCAGCGAAAAAAGCAGAAAGAACATGAAAATTTGTTAACGAGCCTTAAAAAAGGCGACAAAGTGGTAACCAGCGGCGGTATGTTCGGGACCATTTTCGCCATCGACGACGAGAACAACAGGGTTGTTCTTAAAATCGGCGAAAATGTGAAACTGGAGTTTCTCAAGTCCTCCATTGCCGCCCGTGTGGATAAATAG
- the def gene encoding peptide deformylase — protein sequence MAEQRIVIYGDPVLREESQEVENINQEIKDLVSDMIDTLKKARGLGLSAVQIGVLKRIFIVDLSAVDITAKLQVFINPEIIETSGESEYEEGCLSFPGIYQKITRPARVKVRALDLDGQPFELEADGLAARAIQHEYDHLEGRLFIDYLSSLARTMLRGRLKKLSIAS from the coding sequence GTGGCTGAACAGCGGATCGTCATATACGGCGACCCTGTCCTGCGAGAAGAATCGCAGGAGGTTGAGAATATCAACCAGGAGATAAAAGATTTGGTGTCGGATATGATCGACACCCTCAAGAAAGCCCGGGGGCTTGGGCTTTCGGCGGTCCAGATCGGCGTGTTGAAACGTATTTTCATTGTCGATTTGTCGGCTGTAGATATTACAGCCAAACTACAGGTTTTTATCAACCCGGAAATTATCGAGACCAGCGGCGAATCTGAATACGAGGAAGGATGTCTCTCATTCCCGGGGATATATCAAAAGATTACCCGTCCGGCCAGAGTTAAAGTCAGAGCCCTGGATTTGGACGGACAACCGTTTGAGCTTGAGGCCGACGGACTGGCGGCGCGAGCCATTCAGCATGAATATGACCATCTGGAAGGCAGACTTTTCATCGATTACCTCTCCTCTTTGGCGAGGACCATGCTGAGAGGCCGACTGAAGAAGTTATCGATCGCGTCGTAG
- the fmt gene encoding methionyl-tRNA formyltransferase encodes MKIVYMGTPAFACPTLEHLHASKHEVLAVVTGPDKPSGRGKKLTPTEVAQTAARLGYDILKPGKLKSEDLYQSLKACQPDLFVVIAFRILPPKLFTLPKFGSVNIHASLLPKYRGAAPINWALINGEKETGLSSFYLKKEVDTGDVILQRKVAINDDENFDSLYNRLAGLAGPFALETIDLIEKGQAKAVAQHDDEATGAPKISPFDTLIDFGFPADKVRNFVRGLSTRPGAFTYFRGKKLKVLACDMADQKGDRATRPGTIIRNKKNLLVQCADSAIELTSIIPEGKKNMDGLSFINGFKPEIGEILGDLPKGGENT; translated from the coding sequence ATGAAAATTGTGTACATGGGTACGCCGGCGTTTGCCTGCCCCACCCTGGAGCACCTTCACGCCAGCAAGCATGAAGTCCTTGCCGTGGTGACCGGACCTGACAAACCATCCGGCAGAGGCAAAAAGCTCACCCCGACCGAGGTTGCCCAAACCGCGGCCCGGCTGGGCTATGATATCCTCAAGCCGGGGAAGCTGAAAAGTGAAGACCTCTATCAAAGCCTGAAAGCCTGTCAGCCGGACCTCTTTGTGGTCATTGCTTTTCGAATTCTCCCGCCAAAACTGTTCACCCTGCCGAAATTCGGCTCGGTCAATATCCACGCCTCGCTCTTGCCCAAATACCGCGGAGCAGCGCCTATAAACTGGGCACTCATAAACGGTGAGAAAGAAACCGGGCTGAGCAGTTTCTACCTGAAAAAGGAGGTCGACACCGGCGATGTCATCCTGCAGCGGAAGGTCGCTATCAACGACGATGAGAATTTCGATTCCCTTTACAACCGGCTGGCCGGTCTGGCCGGACCGTTTGCGCTGGAAACCATCGATCTTATAGAAAAAGGCCAGGCCAAAGCCGTAGCTCAGCACGACGATGAAGCTACCGGCGCCCCGAAGATAAGCCCGTTTGATACCCTGATTGACTTTGGCTTTCCGGCCGATAAAGTAAGAAACTTCGTGCGGGGGCTGTCGACCAGACCGGGGGCGTTCACGTACTTCCGCGGAAAGAAATTGAAAGTTCTGGCCTGCGATATGGCTGATCAAAAAGGTGACCGCGCCACGCGGCCGGGCACCATTATACGAAACAAAAAAAATTTGCTGGTCCAGTGCGCCGATTCGGCCATTGAACTTACCAGCATCATTCCGGAAGGAAAAAAGAACATGGACGGATTATCGTTCATAAACGGATTTAAACCTGAAATCGGGGAAATACTCGGGGATTTACCGAAGGGGGGTGAAAACACTTAA
- a CDS encoding Rne/Rng family ribonuclease: MKKEILINSTDYEKRVAMLEDDKLVELQVERADNDRMVGDIYKGVIKTVLPGMQAAFIDIGMPKAAYLHSSDIGTDYGHRFDSEDEDEEAPAEIVRKRRRQGIETVLKKNQEILVQVIKEPISTKGPRISTDISIPGRFVVLVPDDDHIRVSKRISSWAEKKRLRKTLAPLRPEGFGLIARTEAEGKSESDFRSDVKRLLRLWSKLKKKADNSKAPALIHKEAEMVVSMIRDVFIEDVERILVDNKADYKKVVSFARQVAPELRNRVELYKGDHPLFDLYNLEPEIDKMLDRKVWIKKGAYLVIDQTEAMVTIDVNTGRFVGSTDQETTIYQTNVEAAREIARQIRLRDIGGLIICDFIDMYNRDNRRKLYEEFKRCFEHDRAKRAINPVTEFGIVEMTRERVRPSHLHAVSEPCPYCQGLGRVLSRETMSTKIERWFTRARADRKFKKFNLAISPHLAETFADNGTSRVTQMMKTLGFQINVVRDTTIQTQDFKVFSAENNEEITEKYKV; encoded by the coding sequence ATGAAAAAAGAAATCCTCATCAATTCAACCGACTATGAAAAACGGGTTGCCATGCTCGAAGACGACAAGCTCGTCGAGCTTCAAGTGGAACGCGCCGATAACGACCGCATGGTTGGAGATATCTACAAGGGTGTCATCAAAACCGTACTGCCGGGAATGCAGGCCGCGTTCATCGACATCGGCATGCCCAAAGCCGCCTACCTGCATTCATCGGATATAGGCACCGACTACGGTCACCGCTTCGATTCGGAGGACGAAGACGAAGAGGCCCCGGCGGAAATAGTCCGAAAGAGACGTCGCCAGGGGATCGAAACGGTCCTGAAAAAGAATCAGGAAATTTTGGTGCAGGTAATCAAAGAACCAATCTCGACTAAGGGGCCGCGCATCTCGACGGATATTTCGATTCCGGGACGATTCGTGGTTCTGGTGCCCGATGACGATCACATTAGAGTATCCAAGCGAATCTCCAGTTGGGCCGAGAAAAAACGTCTGAGAAAAACCCTCGCGCCGCTTCGGCCGGAAGGTTTCGGACTGATAGCCCGCACCGAAGCCGAGGGGAAGTCCGAGAGCGATTTTCGCTCCGACGTCAAAAGACTCCTCAGGCTTTGGTCCAAACTGAAAAAGAAGGCCGATAATTCGAAAGCTCCCGCCCTGATACACAAAGAGGCGGAGATGGTGGTCTCGATGATTCGCGATGTCTTCATTGAAGACGTTGAGAGAATACTCGTGGACAACAAGGCCGACTACAAGAAAGTTGTATCGTTCGCCCGCCAGGTCGCTCCCGAGCTGAGAAACCGGGTCGAACTGTACAAAGGCGATCACCCGCTTTTCGACCTGTACAATCTCGAGCCCGAAATCGACAAAATGCTTGATCGCAAAGTCTGGATAAAAAAAGGCGCCTATCTGGTAATCGATCAGACAGAGGCTATGGTTACGATCGATGTCAACACCGGGCGGTTCGTGGGAAGCACCGACCAGGAAACCACGATATATCAGACCAATGTCGAGGCGGCACGGGAGATCGCCCGTCAGATTCGCCTGCGCGATATCGGCGGCCTGATCATCTGCGACTTCATCGACATGTACAATCGCGACAACCGTCGTAAACTGTACGAAGAGTTCAAGCGATGTTTCGAGCACGATCGGGCGAAAAGAGCCATTAATCCGGTCACGGAGTTCGGTATCGTCGAAATGACGCGCGAACGGGTCAGACCCTCGCATCTTCACGCGGTTTCCGAACCGTGTCCTTATTGCCAGGGCCTCGGACGAGTGCTTTCGCGCGAGACTATGTCTACCAAGATCGAGCGCTGGTTTACCCGCGCCCGGGCTGACAGGAAATTCAAAAAATTCAACCTGGCTATCAGTCCGCACCTGGCTGAGACATTCGCCGACAACGGTACAAGCCGCGTGACCCAGATGATGAAAACACTTGGTTTTCAGATTAACGTTGTGCGCGACACCACTATCCAGACTCAGGATTTTAAGGTCTTCAGCGCCGAAAACAACGAGGAAATCACTGAAAAATACAAAGTGTGA